A single window of Kitasatospora sp. HUAS MG31 DNA harbors:
- a CDS encoding DUF5996 family protein translates to MIRHRKDCNADPMIDLVADRGELTDAADRSPSTSRSTRPISTPPEPPDLYGPGPEAFGPLRADREWSPWGLGRTGGGCPVEVAGCEPGSGTHRHGGSVRSPLNEVPPVPKDAPAAPDVHDGPDACHLAVLRYDAARAEADPRAAVLAFYESAYQAGAVRAGWDVARLACPGGITDPRLPAPPL, encoded by the coding sequence ATGATCCGCCACAGGAAGGACTGTAATGCCGATCCGATGATTGATCTCGTGGCAGATCGAGGTGAGCTGACGGACGCGGCGGACCGCTCGCCGTCGACTTCACGATCGACCCGGCCCATCAGCACGCCGCCCGAGCCGCCGGACCTGTACGGGCCGGGTCCCGAGGCGTTCGGCCCGCTGCGGGCAGACCGGGAGTGGTCACCGTGGGGCCTGGGCCGCACGGGGGGCGGGTGTCCGGTCGAGGTCGCCGGGTGTGAGCCAGGTTCCGGGACGCATCGGCACGGCGGGAGTGTCCGGTCCCCACTGAACGAAGTACCGCCGGTTCCGAAGGATGCACCGGCGGCGCCGGACGTACACGACGGTCCCGACGCGTGTCACCTCGCGGTCCTGCGCTACGACGCGGCCCGCGCCGAGGCCGATCCGAGAGCGGCCGTCCTCGCCTTCTACGAGAGCGCGTACCAGGCCGGAGCCGTCCGGGCCGGCTGGGACGTCGCCCGCCTCGCCTGCCCGGGTGGGATCACCGACCCGCGTCTGCCGGCTCCGCCGCTCTGA
- a CDS encoding cytochrome P450 family protein translates to MASSPFTDPAFYADRYPTYAALRAAAPVLQVPLGPTTATVVTGYEEARQAFTAALSKDTGAYFADKPSGRTLHPAVSHTMLATDPPEHTRLRRLVTKAFTSARVDALRPYIRALAEELVASWEPGDEVDLVEELAGPLPVTVICQLLGVPPADRAAIRSWSTDLFATGDHQRIDAASHALAGYLAELITGKRARPDGALLSDLIAVHDGDADRLSEDELLSLAVLLLVAGHETTTAAIGNAVLALLRHPAELEHLRADPHHLRAAVDELLRYDAPVSVATWRWAPEEVELGDTRVPAGSPVFVCPGAANRDPARFPHPDRLDLRRADAAGHLAFGHGIHRCLGAPLAHAEIEIVLGVLLERFPGLRLAAPADRLRWRRSRLVRGLIALPVSL, encoded by the coding sequence ATGGCCTCCTCACCCTTCACCGACCCGGCGTTCTACGCCGACCGCTACCCCACCTACGCCGCTCTGCGCGCCGCCGCTCCCGTCCTGCAGGTCCCGTTGGGTCCCACCACCGCGACCGTGGTCACCGGCTACGAGGAGGCACGGCAGGCGTTCACCGCCGCGCTGTCGAAGGACACCGGCGCGTACTTCGCCGACAAGCCTTCCGGCCGGACCCTGCATCCAGCCGTCTCTCACACGATGCTCGCCACCGATCCGCCCGAGCACACGCGGCTCCGGCGGCTGGTGACCAAGGCGTTCACCTCGGCCCGGGTCGACGCTCTGCGCCCCTACATCCGTGCGCTCGCCGAGGAGCTGGTCGCCTCGTGGGAGCCCGGGGACGAGGTCGACCTCGTCGAGGAGCTGGCCGGCCCGCTCCCGGTCACCGTGATCTGCCAGCTCCTGGGTGTACCGCCCGCCGACCGGGCCGCGATCCGCTCCTGGTCGACCGACCTGTTCGCCACCGGTGACCACCAGCGGATCGACGCCGCGTCCCACGCCCTGGCCGGCTACCTGGCGGAGCTGATCACCGGCAAGCGAGCCCGCCCGGACGGCGCGCTGCTCTCCGACCTGATCGCGGTCCACGACGGCGACGCGGACCGGCTCAGCGAGGACGAGCTGCTGTCCCTGGCCGTGCTGCTGCTGGTCGCCGGCCACGAGACCACCACCGCGGCGATCGGCAACGCCGTGCTGGCACTGCTCCGGCACCCCGCCGAACTGGAGCACCTGCGAGCCGACCCGCATCACCTCCGGGCCGCCGTCGACGAGCTGCTCCGCTACGACGCCCCGGTCAGCGTCGCCACGTGGCGATGGGCGCCCGAGGAGGTGGAACTCGGCGACACCCGGGTGCCCGCCGGCAGCCCGGTCTTCGTCTGCCCGGGCGCGGCCAACCGCGACCCCGCGCGGTTCCCCCACCCCGACCGGCTCGACCTCCGTCGCGCCGACGCCGCCGGCCACCTCGCCTTCGGCCACGGGATCCACCGCTGCCTCGGCGCTCCGCTGGCCCACGCGGAGATCGAGATCGTGCTGGGCGTCCTCCTGGAGCGCTTCCCGGGCCTGCGGCTGGCGGCCCCTGCCGACCGGCTCCGCTGGAGGCGTTCCCGGCTGGTCCGCGGCCTCATCGCCCTGCCGGTGAGCCTCTAG
- a CDS encoding NAD(+)/NADH kinase yields the protein MTGRSNSGPADIEVPRMGFIGTVGLVLHPERTCAPTVEAVVGWSRARGTKVLGLAAEVARIGCEAIPVEAEEMATSADLMISLGGDGTMLRAMRLATGGHAPVLGVNVGRLGFLAEVDIPELPAALDAIDARRFTVEARSGLHARFGAAQETALNDVVLLRSPGHRSATVAVQVQGEPFVAYTADAVVVATPTGSTAYSFSAGGPIVSPNAEGLLITPVAPHAAFNRSVFLSSGERLELEVLPHSGDLAVEADGLLVGHVAPGDTVQVTMLPAAARVVRLGHTTFYQRAQRKLRLSGSAEHG from the coding sequence GTGACTGGAAGGAGCAACAGCGGCCCGGCCGACATCGAGGTGCCCCGGATGGGATTCATCGGCACAGTGGGGCTGGTCCTCCACCCCGAGCGCACCTGCGCGCCCACCGTGGAGGCCGTGGTCGGGTGGAGCCGGGCCCGGGGGACGAAGGTCCTGGGGCTGGCGGCGGAGGTGGCCAGGATCGGCTGCGAGGCCATTCCGGTCGAGGCCGAGGAGATGGCCACGAGCGCCGACCTGATGATCAGCCTCGGCGGGGACGGCACCATGCTGCGCGCCATGCGGCTCGCGACCGGGGGCCACGCGCCGGTCCTGGGCGTCAACGTCGGACGCCTGGGCTTCCTCGCCGAGGTCGACATCCCGGAACTCCCTGCCGCGCTGGATGCCATCGACGCCCGCCGCTTCACCGTGGAAGCCCGCTCCGGCCTCCACGCCCGCTTCGGGGCCGCCCAGGAGACGGCGCTCAATGACGTCGTGCTCCTGCGCAGCCCGGGACACAGGTCCGCGACGGTCGCCGTACAGGTCCAGGGCGAGCCCTTCGTGGCCTACACCGCCGACGCGGTCGTCGTCGCCACGCCGACCGGCTCCACCGCGTACAGCTTCTCCGCCGGCGGCCCGATCGTCTCCCCCAACGCGGAGGGGCTGCTGATCACCCCCGTGGCTCCGCACGCCGCGTTCAACCGCTCCGTGTTCCTCTCCAGCGGCGAGCGACTCGAACTGGAGGTCCTTCCGCACAGCGGCGACCTCGCCGTCGAGGCCGACGGCCTCCTGGTCGGCCACGTCGCACCGGGCGACACCGTGCAGGTGACCATGCTGCCCGCCGCCGCACGCGTCGTCCGACTCGGCCACACCACGTTCTACCAGCGGGCCCAGCGCAAACTCCGGCTCTCCGGCTCGGCGGAGCACGGCTGA
- a CDS encoding glutamate decarboxylase: MALHNAQEPAADPAVDIFASPLSERPLPKRSMPELPSPPPVVFQLLRNELLLDGNAAQNLATFCTTWADDEVRRLMDLCLDKNIVDKDEYPQTAEIESRCVNILADLWHAPSEGDGNAVGCSTTGSSEAAMLCGLALKWRWRDRRQAAGLSTDRPNLVCGPVQVCWEKFARYFDVELRQVPVEAGATGLQPHQLRDHVDENTIGVVAILGVTYTCTYEPVAEIAAELDRMQAESGLDVPLHIDAASGGFIAPFLHTDLEWDFRIPRVASINASGHKYGMAPLGVGWALWRDQAALPDGLVFHVDYLGGDMPTLALNFSRPGGQVVTQYFMFLRLGREGYRLVYQACADTAQYLGRQVADMGPFTLLYDGVGALPAVSWTLTDPDSVGWTLYDLSDQLRMRGWQVPSYPLPPDRQETVIQRVLVRHGIDRDEIELLAEDMRRAIKHLNEGRPRDASRVGFHH; the protein is encoded by the coding sequence GTGGCTCTGCACAACGCTCAGGAACCCGCGGCCGACCCGGCCGTCGACATCTTCGCCTCGCCGCTCAGTGAGCGCCCGCTGCCCAAGCGCTCCATGCCCGAGCTGCCCTCGCCGCCGCCGGTGGTCTTCCAGCTGCTGCGCAACGAGCTGCTGCTGGACGGCAACGCCGCGCAGAACCTCGCCACCTTCTGCACGACCTGGGCGGACGACGAGGTCCGCCGCCTGATGGACCTGTGCCTGGACAAGAACATCGTGGACAAGGACGAGTACCCGCAGACCGCGGAGATCGAGTCCCGGTGCGTGAACATCCTCGCCGACCTCTGGCACGCGCCCTCCGAGGGCGACGGCAACGCGGTCGGCTGCTCGACCACCGGCTCCAGCGAGGCGGCGATGCTCTGCGGTCTCGCCCTGAAGTGGCGCTGGCGCGACCGCCGACAGGCTGCGGGTCTGTCGACCGACCGGCCGAACCTGGTCTGCGGGCCGGTGCAGGTCTGCTGGGAGAAGTTCGCCCGCTACTTCGACGTCGAGCTGCGCCAGGTCCCGGTCGAGGCCGGTGCGACCGGCCTCCAGCCGCACCAGCTGCGCGACCACGTCGACGAGAACACCATCGGCGTCGTCGCCATCCTCGGCGTCACCTACACCTGCACCTACGAGCCCGTCGCGGAGATCGCCGCCGAGCTCGACCGCATGCAGGCCGAGAGCGGCCTCGACGTCCCCCTGCACATCGACGCGGCCTCCGGCGGGTTCATCGCCCCCTTCCTCCACACCGACCTGGAGTGGGACTTCCGGATTCCCCGCGTCGCCTCGATCAACGCCTCCGGCCACAAGTACGGCATGGCCCCGCTCGGCGTCGGCTGGGCGCTCTGGCGCGACCAGGCGGCCCTGCCGGACGGCCTGGTCTTCCACGTCGACTACCTCGGCGGCGACATGCCCACCCTCGCCCTCAACTTCTCCCGCCCCGGCGGGCAGGTCGTCACCCAGTACTTCATGTTCCTGCGCCTGGGCCGCGAGGGGTACCGGCTGGTCTACCAGGCCTGCGCCGACACCGCCCAGTACCTCGGCCGACAGGTCGCCGACATGGGTCCCTTCACCCTGCTCTACGACGGTGTCGGCGCACTGCCCGCCGTCTCCTGGACGCTCACCGACCCGGACTCCGTCGGCTGGACCCTGTACGACCTCTCCGACCAGCTCCGCATGCGCGGCTGGCAGGTGCCGTCCTACCCCCTGCCCCCCGACCGCCAGGAGACCGTCATCCAGCGTGTCCTGGTCCGCCACGGCATCGACCGGGACGAGATCGAGCTCCTCGCCGAGGACATGCGCAGAGCGATCAAGCACCTCAACGAGGGCCGCCCGCGCGACGCGAGCCGCGTCGGCTTCCACCACTGA
- a CDS encoding ATP-grasp domain-containing protein produces MLVMPGRRTSTMELLAAEAAGRGMAVRAAEELGPVTGPAHWYGGPLAGARLADRCGFALLEPVDDWLAELPPEFTGRQVRMGTVTDAWALDGPAFVKPPRDKSFPASVYSDGSQLPAGLDPTTPVLLSEVVTFAAEYRLFLLDGRIAAASRYAVFGRLDPCPLPVDGPGHADGALHAEIAEFVDRLIAVAGHTLPSAVVVDVGQLLDPYREGHRWAVVEANMAWFSHAYASDPARVLDVVLRAAGPRERVRPGDLAFVRH; encoded by the coding sequence ATGCTGGTCATGCCCGGGCGGCGGACGTCGACGATGGAGCTGTTGGCCGCGGAGGCGGCGGGGCGGGGGATGGCGGTCCGGGCTGCGGAGGAGCTCGGACCGGTGACGGGCCCGGCGCACTGGTACGGCGGGCCGCTCGCGGGAGCGCGGTTGGCCGATCGGTGCGGGTTCGCGCTGCTGGAACCGGTGGACGACTGGCTCGCCGAGCTGCCGCCGGAGTTCACCGGTCGGCAGGTCCGGATGGGGACCGTCACGGACGCGTGGGCCCTCGACGGACCGGCGTTCGTCAAGCCGCCGCGGGACAAGTCCTTCCCGGCGAGCGTGTACAGCGACGGTTCGCAGCTGCCCGCCGGCCTGGATCCGACGACACCGGTGCTGCTCTCGGAGGTGGTGACCTTCGCGGCCGAGTACCGGCTGTTCCTCCTGGACGGACGGATCGCGGCGGCGAGCCGGTACGCGGTCTTCGGCCGGCTCGACCCGTGCCCGCTGCCCGTGGACGGGCCCGGGCACGCGGACGGGGCCCTCCACGCGGAGATCGCCGAGTTCGTCGACCGGCTGATCGCCGTGGCCGGGCACACCCTGCCCAGCGCCGTGGTCGTGGACGTCGGGCAGCTGCTCGATCCGTACCGCGAGGGGCACCGCTGGGCCGTGGTGGAGGCCAACATGGCGTGGTTCTCGCACGCGTACGCCTCAGACCCGGCCCGGGTGCTGGACGTGGTGCTGCGGGCGGCGGGACCGCGTGAGCGGGTACGGCCGGGCGATCTGGCGTTCGTGCGGCACTGA
- a CDS encoding helix-turn-helix transcriptional regulator, whose amino-acid sequence MRASRLVTLLLLLQNRGRMTARQLAEELEVSVRTVYRDVEALGAAGIPLYGEAGHAGGYRLVDGYRTRLTGLTAEEAQAAFLAALPGTAAELGLGEALAAAQLKLRAALPAELREHAGRIQERFLLDAPGWYGDAEHTPHLAAVAGAVWARLAVVLRYRRWRAPEEIERRVEPYGLVLKAGRWYLVAGGPSGIRTYRVDQIIELHALGEEFAIPGGFDLAAHWDGYLADFRSRLHTGEALVRLTPEGARRIGVTPAGDGWTETRVPIESIDHAHGEFLRLGTDIEVLAPAELRDRIADTVAILATRYAG is encoded by the coding sequence ATGCGCGCGAGTCGGCTGGTCACCCTGCTCCTGCTGCTCCAGAACCGGGGCCGGATGACGGCCCGGCAGCTGGCCGAGGAGCTGGAGGTCTCCGTCCGCACGGTCTACCGGGACGTCGAGGCGCTCGGCGCCGCCGGCATCCCGCTGTACGGCGAGGCCGGGCACGCGGGCGGCTACCGACTGGTCGACGGCTACCGGACCCGCCTCACCGGACTGACCGCGGAGGAGGCGCAGGCCGCGTTCCTCGCCGCCCTCCCCGGCACCGCCGCCGAACTCGGCCTCGGCGAGGCGCTCGCCGCCGCCCAACTCAAGCTGCGGGCCGCCCTTCCGGCGGAGCTGCGCGAGCACGCCGGACGGATCCAGGAACGCTTCCTGCTCGACGCCCCCGGCTGGTACGGCGACGCCGAGCACACGCCCCACCTGGCCGCGGTCGCCGGCGCGGTGTGGGCACGGCTGGCGGTGGTCCTGCGCTACCGGCGGTGGCGGGCACCCGAGGAGATCGAGCGGCGGGTGGAACCCTACGGGCTCGTCCTCAAGGCCGGCCGCTGGTACCTGGTCGCCGGCGGACCGTCCGGAATCCGCACCTACCGGGTCGACCAGATCATCGAACTCCACGCCCTGGGGGAAGAGTTCGCCATCCCCGGCGGGTTCGACCTGGCCGCGCACTGGGACGGCTACCTGGCCGACTTCCGATCCAGGCTGCACACCGGGGAGGCCCTGGTACGGCTCACCCCGGAGGGCGCCCGCCGCATCGGCGTGACACCCGCGGGTGACGGATGGACGGAGACCCGGGTGCCCATCGAATCGATCGACCACGCCCACGGCGAGTTCCTGCGCCTGGGCACCGACATCGAGGTCCTGGCACCGGCCGAACTCCGTGACCGCATCGCCGACACGGTGGCGATCCTGGCGACCCGCTACGCGGGGTGA
- a CDS encoding class I SAM-dependent methyltransferase: MADHQDETRAAYDGVVELYASLFADRLERQPFARAMIGTFAELVRETGNPRAADVGCGPGHLTAMLHELGLDAFGLDLSPGMVDHARRAHPALRFHEARMEALPVEDGALGGVLAHYSMIHTPPGELPELLAEQARALAPGGLLLVSFFGTDGPEPVRFDHKVTPAYSWPADRLAALLADAGLVPFARLLHDPASERGFLDAHLLARRS, encoded by the coding sequence GTGGCGGATCATCAGGACGAGACCAGGGCGGCCTACGACGGGGTCGTCGAGCTGTACGCGTCGCTGTTCGCGGACCGTCTGGAGCGGCAGCCGTTCGCCCGGGCCATGATCGGCACCTTCGCCGAACTGGTGCGCGAGACGGGCAACCCGCGGGCAGCGGACGTCGGGTGCGGGCCCGGACATCTGACGGCCATGCTGCACGAACTGGGCCTGGACGCCTTCGGACTCGACCTCTCCCCGGGCATGGTCGACCACGCCCGGCGGGCCCATCCGGCGCTGCGCTTCCACGAGGCGCGGATGGAGGCCCTGCCGGTCGAGGACGGCGCGCTCGGCGGCGTACTGGCCCACTACTCGATGATCCACACCCCGCCGGGGGAACTGCCGGAGCTGCTCGCCGAGCAGGCACGCGCCCTGGCACCGGGCGGCCTGCTCCTGGTCTCCTTCTTCGGGACCGACGGACCGGAGCCGGTCCGATTCGACCACAAGGTGACGCCCGCCTACAGCTGGCCGGCGGACCGCCTCGCCGCACTGCTGGCCGACGCCGGGCTCGTTCCCTTCGCCCGGCTGCTCCACGACCCGGCCTCCGAACGGGGCTTCCTCGACGCCCACCTGCTGGCCCGCCGTTCCTAG
- a CDS encoding aminotransferase class I/II-fold pyridoxal phosphate-dependent enzyme, protein MSQPSTSPSVRPEQAADLAAARAAYEELRAGGLKLDLTRGKPSSEQLDLSDALLTILQPGDVKAADGTDCRNYGGLQGLPELRAVFAELLQVPAEQLFACGNASLTVMHDMVAHAMLSVLPGAERRWADEAEIRFLCPVPGYDRHFTICDRFGITMVPVPLTGEGPDMDVVEELVAADPRIKGMWCVPKYSNPTGESYSDETVRRLAAMPAAAPDFRLFWDNAYAVHHLTAEPTEVLPILAACADAGHPDRAFVFGSTSKITAAGAGVAFFGSSPANMAWYAGLAAAQTIGPDKLNQLRHARFFQDAAAVETHMERHRALLEPRFAAVYEVLERELGGIATWTRPSGGYFVSLQVPEGCASEVVRLAKEAGIALTPAGAAFPGGRDPRDSQIRLAPSFPTVDEVRTAMQGVAVCVRLAAAERAAG, encoded by the coding sequence GTGTCACAGCCGTCCACGTCACCGTCGGTCCGGCCGGAGCAGGCGGCGGATCTCGCCGCCGCCCGCGCCGCCTACGAGGAGCTCCGCGCCGGCGGCCTCAAGCTCGACCTCACCCGGGGCAAGCCCTCGTCCGAGCAGCTGGACCTCTCGGACGCGCTCCTGACGATCCTGCAGCCGGGCGACGTCAAGGCGGCGGACGGCACCGACTGCCGCAACTACGGCGGCCTGCAGGGCCTCCCCGAGCTCCGCGCGGTCTTCGCCGAGCTGCTGCAGGTCCCGGCCGAGCAGCTGTTCGCCTGCGGCAACGCCAGCCTCACCGTGATGCACGACATGGTCGCGCACGCCATGCTCTCGGTCCTGCCGGGCGCCGAGCGGCGCTGGGCGGACGAGGCGGAGATCCGCTTCCTGTGCCCGGTCCCCGGCTACGACCGGCACTTCACGATCTGCGACCGCTTCGGCATCACCATGGTGCCCGTCCCGCTGACCGGCGAGGGCCCCGACATGGACGTCGTCGAGGAGCTCGTCGCCGCCGACCCGCGGATCAAGGGCATGTGGTGCGTGCCCAAGTACAGCAACCCGACCGGCGAGAGCTACAGCGACGAGACGGTACGCCGCCTCGCCGCCATGCCGGCGGCCGCGCCCGACTTCCGCCTGTTCTGGGACAACGCGTACGCCGTCCACCACCTCACCGCCGAGCCCACCGAGGTCCTGCCGATCCTGGCCGCCTGCGCCGACGCCGGCCACCCGGACCGCGCCTTCGTCTTCGGCTCCACGTCGAAGATCACCGCCGCCGGCGCCGGCGTGGCCTTCTTCGGCTCCTCGCCCGCCAACATGGCCTGGTACGCGGGTCTCGCCGCCGCGCAGACCATCGGCCCGGACAAGCTGAACCAGCTGCGCCACGCCCGTTTCTTCCAGGACGCGGCCGCGGTCGAGACCCACATGGAGCGCCACCGGGCGCTGCTGGAGCCGCGCTTCGCCGCGGTGTACGAGGTGCTGGAGCGCGAGCTCGGCGGCATCGCCACCTGGACGCGTCCGAGCGGCGGCTACTTCGTCAGCCTTCAGGTACCGGAGGGCTGCGCGTCCGAGGTCGTGCGGCTGGCCAAGGAGGCCGGCATCGCGCTGACCCCGGCGGGCGCCGCCTTCCCCGGCGGCCGCGACCCGCGGGACAGCCAGATCCGGCTCGCCCCGTCCTTCCCGACGGTCGACGAGGTCCGCACCGCCATGCAGGGCGTGGCCGTCTGCGTCCGCCTCGCCGCCGCCGAGCGCGCCGCCGGCTGA
- a CDS encoding LysR family transcriptional regulator has protein sequence MDLDLRKLRYFVAVAEHLGFGRAAQELYIAQPVLSRQIRSLEEELGYPLFTRTTRRVELTAAGRQLQKEAKRITATVDTALRRVQEAARGERRLAVAFSAGLRVAEAIREFTAHHPDVGIDVLPLPWSERDAPLRDGRAQVGYLRRPFDDTGLRTVPIGHETKVACLPATHRLAARRSLTSADLDGEPVLDAKQRRTSSLEEKFELIASGHGVALVPLSVAGSYVRPELVYLPVTDHPPVETCLAVPEGSCTGLAASFLDVATAVLRRTSP, from the coding sequence ATGGATCTGGACCTGCGCAAACTCCGCTACTTCGTCGCGGTCGCGGAGCACCTCGGGTTCGGCCGGGCGGCCCAGGAGCTGTACATCGCGCAGCCCGTCCTCAGCCGGCAGATCCGGTCGTTGGAGGAGGAGTTGGGGTACCCGCTGTTCACCCGGACCACGCGGCGAGTCGAACTCACGGCGGCCGGGCGGCAGTTGCAGAAGGAGGCGAAGCGGATCACGGCGACGGTCGACACCGCCCTGCGGCGCGTCCAGGAGGCCGCGCGGGGCGAACGGCGGCTGGCCGTCGCGTTCTCGGCCGGCCTGCGGGTGGCGGAGGCGATCCGGGAGTTCACGGCACACCACCCGGACGTCGGGATCGACGTCCTCCCGCTCCCCTGGTCGGAGCGGGACGCCCCGCTGCGCGACGGCCGCGCGCAGGTCGGGTACCTGCGGCGCCCGTTCGACGACACCGGGCTGCGGACCGTCCCGATCGGGCACGAGACCAAGGTCGCCTGCCTGCCCGCCACACACCGGCTGGCCGCACGCCGCAGCCTCACCTCGGCCGACCTGGACGGCGAGCCGGTGCTCGACGCCAAGCAGCGGCGGACCTCCTCCCTGGAGGAGAAGTTCGAGCTCATCGCCTCCGGGCACGGCGTCGCCCTCGTCCCGCTCAGCGTCGCCGGCTCGTACGTCCGCCCCGAACTGGTCTACCTGCCGGTCACCGACCACCCGCCCGTGGAGACCTGCCTGGCGGTGCCGGAGGGCAGCTGCACCGGCCTCGCGGCGAGCTTCCTGGACGTCGCCACGGCCGTCCTGCGCCGGACCTCCCCCTGA
- a CDS encoding SRPBCC family protein, translating into MPRFEITTVLPVPAQQVFEACLDVEAHTRSMAASSERAVAGTTHGHLTLGDTVTFRARHFGLTWRLTARITAYDPPRSFVDEQERGPFNRWRHAHSFEPDGTGGTVMTDVIDFAAPLGILGRIADRTVLGWYMARLIRRRNAYLADTLR; encoded by the coding sequence ATGCCCCGCTTCGAGATCACCACGGTTCTCCCCGTGCCCGCGCAGCAGGTGTTCGAGGCGTGCCTCGACGTGGAGGCGCACACCCGGTCGATGGCCGCGTCCTCGGAGCGGGCGGTCGCCGGCACCACCCACGGCCACCTCACCCTCGGCGACACCGTGACATTCCGGGCCCGCCACTTCGGTCTGACCTGGCGGCTCACCGCCCGCATCACGGCCTACGACCCGCCGCGCTCCTTCGTCGACGAGCAGGAACGCGGACCGTTCAACCGATGGCGGCACGCCCACTCCTTCGAGCCCGACGGCACCGGCGGGACCGTCATGACGGACGTCATCGACTTCGCCGCCCCGCTCGGGATCCTCGGCCGCATCGCCGACCGGACGGTCCTCGGCTGGTACATGGCCCGCCTGATCCGCCGCCGCAACGCCTACCTCGCCGACACCCTGCGCTGA
- a CDS encoding NIPSNAP family protein, which produces MSIVELRRYILHPGARETLVELFEREFVTGQQAVGITVGGRFRDLDDPDRFVWLRAFPDMTHRRRALEAFYTGPVWREHREAANATMIDSDDVLLLRGPGFRPEPGTREVVAAICEPTDAATFDAYAARHLGPRHALHRTEHAENDYPRLPVRTGIDVRLWFGPAEAPPWPVRRLRLEPVTG; this is translated from the coding sequence ATGAGCATCGTCGAACTCCGCCGGTACATCCTGCATCCCGGCGCCCGGGAGACGCTGGTCGAGCTGTTCGAGCGCGAGTTCGTGACCGGCCAGCAGGCGGTCGGCATCACCGTCGGCGGCCGGTTCCGCGACCTCGACGACCCGGACCGCTTCGTCTGGCTGCGCGCGTTCCCCGACATGACACACCGCCGGCGCGCCCTGGAGGCGTTCTACACCGGCCCGGTCTGGCGGGAGCACCGCGAGGCGGCCAACGCCACCATGATCGACAGCGACGACGTCCTGCTGCTCCGCGGTCCGGGCTTCCGGCCGGAGCCGGGCACCCGCGAGGTGGTCGCGGCGATCTGCGAGCCGACGGACGCCGCCACGTTCGACGCGTACGCCGCCCGGCACCTGGGCCCGCGCCATGCCCTGCACCGCACCGAGCACGCCGAGAACGACTACCCCCGCCTGCCCGTCCGCACCGGGATCGACGTGCGGCTCTGGTTCGGACCGGCCGAGGCACCACCCTGGCCGGTCCGGCGGCTGCGGCTGGAGCCCGTGACGGGTTGA
- a CDS encoding VOC family protein: MITGGHVVIHSRDAEADRAFFRDVLEYPHVDAGGGWLIFKLPPTEVAVHPTDGPESQELYLMCDDVEATVTSLAARGVEFTQPVTDARWGRLTRFRLPGGGEVGLYEPRHERATDL; encoded by the coding sequence GTGATCACTGGTGGGCACGTCGTCATCCACAGCCGTGACGCGGAAGCGGACCGGGCCTTCTTCAGGGATGTGCTGGAGTATCCGCATGTCGACGCGGGAGGCGGCTGGCTGATCTTCAAGCTTCCGCCCACCGAGGTCGCCGTCCACCCGACGGACGGCCCGGAGTCGCAGGAGCTCTACCTGATGTGTGACGACGTGGAGGCGACCGTGACGAGTCTGGCCGCCAGGGGAGTGGAGTTCACACAGCCCGTCACCGACGCGCGCTGGGGACGGCTGACCAGGTTCCGCCTGCCGGGCGGCGGGGAGGTGGGCCTGTACGAGCCCCGCCACGAGCGGGCCACCGACCTCTGA
- a CDS encoding SDR family oxidoreductase, which translates to MTDTSKTTESRRTALIVGASRTLGLGIAAEYLRRGWEVIGTVRGTHRTGLHDLAEEAGGRLTVESLEMTDPAQLTALRDRLAGRTLDLLFVNAAVTRGDLPIGEVPTEVFTEVMVTNALSPMRVVDVLGPLVPPTGTIGVMSSDQGSVSLNTEGGQDLYRASKSALNQLMRCHAARTTGDPRTLLLMDPGWVRTELGGPDAELSVEESVPGVVETIERHHGTSGLHFLDHRGEVVPW; encoded by the coding sequence ATGACCGACACTTCGAAGACGACCGAATCCCGCCGTACCGCCCTGATCGTCGGTGCCTCCCGCACCCTCGGTCTGGGGATCGCCGCCGAGTACCTCCGCCGGGGCTGGGAGGTCATCGGCACCGTCCGCGGGACTCACCGCACCGGCCTCCACGACCTGGCGGAGGAGGCCGGCGGACGGCTCACCGTGGAATCGCTGGAGATGACCGACCCGGCGCAGCTCACGGCCCTGCGGGACCGGCTGGCCGGCCGCACCCTCGACCTGCTCTTCGTGAACGCCGCCGTGACGCGCGGCGACCTGCCGATCGGCGAGGTGCCGACCGAGGTGTTCACCGAGGTCATGGTCACCAACGCGCTCAGCCCGATGCGCGTCGTGGACGTCCTCGGCCCGCTCGTCCCGCCGACCGGGACCATCGGCGTGATGTCCTCCGACCAGGGCAGCGTCTCGCTGAACACCGAGGGCGGACAGGACCTGTACCGGGCCAGCAAGTCCGCGCTGAACCAGCTGATGCGGTGCCACGCCGCCCGCACCACCGGTGACCCCAGGACGCTCCTCCTGATGGACCCGGGCTGGGTGCGCACCGAGCTCGGCGGGCCCGACGCCGAACTCAGCGTGGAGGAGAGCGTGCCCGGCGTCGTGGAGACGATCGAGCGCCACCACGGCACCTCCGGTCTCCACTTCCTCGACCACCGCGGCGAGGTCGTCCCCTGGTAG